From the Drosophila sechellia strain sech25 chromosome X, ASM438219v1, whole genome shotgun sequence genome, the window TCTTCTCGAAGATCATGTACTGCGCCTTCCACTGACCCTCCGGTGTGCCAACAATCGTCACCTTGCGCTCCGTTTGTTGGTCCAGCGGCTTGTCGGCGTCTAGAGGGGCTATTTTAAGGGATGCGTTCGAGAAGCGCATTATGCTTCGGATATGCGAGCCCTTGGTGCCGATAATGGCGCCGACAGCGTTGTTGGGTATGTAGAGATAGGTGGTCTCCTGCAGGTCATTGGGGAAGACCGGTGGCACCACACTAGCCGGGGTCTTGGACATGGCAAAGCTTTGACACGAGGGGAACGGCATGCTCGTATTAAAGACCATGCCGTTGCCCGGTGTCGACATCATTGCCATCGGATGGAGACCGGGGAACATGAGGCTCTGCGGCGCCATCGCCTGCAGATCGTTCTCGTAGCTCTGGCGCAGCTTGGTGCTAATTTGATTCTCAGCACGCGACATGTTCTCAATCAATCCCTTGACCGTGATGATTCGCTCCAAGTTGAAGCTGTTGATGTCGTTGATAGAGCTGACAGTGATCTTCGTATCGGTGTCCTGCATGATCCGTTTAATGGTATTGCCCGACTTGCCAATGATTCGTCCAATCAGATTGTTGTGGGCGAGTATTTTGAGGCAAATTTCACTGCATTCCGGTGAGAGTTCACTATtagttatttaaatatttgatgaTATCGTTTACTACAGCTACAGCAACTTACCCCTTGTTCGTGGAGATGGCCTCCTGCTGCATCACTTCCAGAATACGCTTGCAGGCGTTGGTGCAGTTCTCCGGATTGCCATAGATCGTAATCGATTTCTCCAGCGATCCAACATTCTCCTTGCGATGGACGTCGACGCGAGCACGGCTCTGTTGTGTGATCGTCCTGATGGTGCTGCCCTGTCGACCAATAATGGCACCCACCATTTCGCTCTGCACAAGAATGCGCAGCGGAAAGTCCGCCTGGCGTCCGGGACCGGGCATACCCGGATACGGATTGCGCTGGTTACGCTGGCTACGCCGCTGGTTCTTGTCCAGCTGCTCGGCATGCAGCTTGCTGCCCTCGAACTCGACACCGTTCAGACCAACAGCAGCTCTGTGTGGGCGAAGGAATGGTTGGGAGAATTATTGATTAGTCATGTGTTTTTGCCACCAATTCAGCTGCAACGACAGTTCTATGGAAAATTTCAGCTAATATCCTATCTAGATTTGCCATGTCTCACACTCCAATCAAGTACACATGTTGGTGAAGGCATGCAGCAATTCGGTTAAAATTCAGTTTACAGAAATATGCATATCTGCACCTTTAAACACTTGGCTGCTAGCGATCCAATTAAAAGACATTCATGGAAATGGAATGAAATTGTATTTACATGAATTTATCCGAGTGTATCATGTTGCTTcacaattaatttaatttgagaACCGACTGCAAACATCATTTCACATAATAATGGTTTTTGGCAAAATCTTGATCAAAATTTGGAATAACCATGGCCAATTTAGATGATGAAAGAAACACTAAATATGGGAATATAGGTAGGTAGGTACATAGGTAGGTAAGCCACACACAACGCATCCATCCTGCACAGatccaaataaataaataaagccccCAAATCTTCGCATCCCCGCCCAATGCAACTACCTGtgtatatctatatctaaGCCCAACAACACAAGACTCCCATGGAAAACCTCATAGAAATCAATGGTTTTTCATGAGAGATCTGCAAATCCCCTTAAAAGAGATTGAATTTAGGTGAATAGTAGTAGTTTTAGATGAGTAGTTTTGAGTATATACCTTTGCGCCTGCTCAGGATTTTCGAATGTTATATGTACTGTTTGAGTATTTTGATCCTTACTAGAAATAGCCTCACACTGTTTGACGATGCCATAGGGCTTCAGTAGCGGTTCGATGTCTTCGAAACGTGTTTGCATCGGTATGCCGCTTATTAAGATTTTTGATGTCGTAACACTGTGAAGAAAATAGCGTAAAAACACACAagaacaagaaaaacaaacaaacacaaaagaaacaaaaatagtAGTAGTTGTAGTAAGTAGAAGtaagtggcagtggcagtggtagTGATGATAGTAGAAGTCCAAAAACAAGAGAGGGGACGCAAGTGGGTGAGAGTTGgaaggaaaatgggaaaatgaatttgataagaaaatatatgcgcgaataaagaaaagttgtaagtagttgttgtggtggcagtagtagtagtagtagcagtagtagtagtagtagcagtagtagtagtagaaAGCAGTCGGTTAAAGAGAGTGATGTCGAGTGATGCCAAACAAGTGGTGCCAGAATTGAAGCGAAAATGGTTCGAAAAATCTCTAATATCAGTTCAAAACTCTCGCTGAACAAAACCCCGTCTAGAACTATGAAGACAGTTTGTATAGCTTGAataatatttctttataatttTTAGATACTTCACCCGTATTCTGGCAGCACTGAGAGAATACAGATAAAGATGTACGAAAAGACAGAGCGAGATCAAGCAGCGAACTAGCATTTAaggagttttttttttagcgagCGAGATTACAAATTATTTGGGTTCggatttacatatgtatgaatATCATTGGGATGGCAGTGGGTATTTGGGATTGGAAGTTAGGCCAACAGATGCAAAACCAAAGTATATAATGCGTTTTAGCGAGTGTATGTGAGCTGTGCAATAATGTTACATTCAAATCCGAAACAGGGCACAAGGCTCATAATTGTGATGGAGTGCATAAAATTAAGAGAAATACCATTCATTTCATCTGTCAATATGATACTCCTACCCCCAGAAAATTCAATAGTTTCCCTTAAAAAAATTGCATCGATATGCGGTGTTGTAATTGTAATAATAATGGGAAAGAGCAAAAGCAAAGAAAGAAGAGGGTTTCAAATATTATTACAAttatcaatttaaatttgttgttgtttaaaGACTAGGACTGTACGTaacataaatattgaaaattttcgACTTCGATTTTAGATTATAACATTGTCTCCCGTTGTTGTTCTTGATCTCCAAAGAGtacaaaaaaagaagagcaaaataaaaataagaacgAAAGAGGCAGACGACGGCGAGGGCAAACGCCAACGACGCCTGGAATGTTGCACATTTAATATcgtgtttatttttcttggAAGTGATTTCTCTCCCGTCGCCAACaagataacaaaaaaaaaaaaaacacacacacacagaaacaacaacaacggggCAAGAAAGTCCACAAATGGGAAAAGGAGAATAAGACGGGATAGAAACGAGGAGAGGCACAACAAGACGAGACGAGAACaaatgaaaaaaagaagagaaaaCGCGTGGAGCTGGCTCATTTCGTTTCTCGTTCTTCCCCCTGCGTAAAATCGTTTGCTTTAGTGAGTCTGGCACTTTTCTTAATTAACAgtttacattttttcgatTCTCACACACTTTGCTCGTGGTTTTAACTCCCTTTTCATGAATTATCCCTAATTAGCTGTCAAACCGCATGCAAGAATGTCAAACTATGTACAGCTGTGTTCAAAAAAATAGTGTGACAAACAAAATGAGGACGCCCAAAAATcaatagaaaaaaaatgtaagtTTGTTGCCTATAAGTTGCTTGTTCTTTAGTTTGGCGGTATATAAATTAACATAGCGATCATCTGCTCCCAGTAATTGTAAATTACGACTTGAGCAGAGTGAAGAGCGAGCACGCGAGAGAGCGTAGGTGAAAGATGCATTCGCATTCCGACATTCCAGCATTCCAATCCCGTTTGCCATTCACAACAGGCCGCCCTccagtttttgttgttgctgcggctgttgTTTGCTATTTTCTCCGCACTGCACTCCCGCTTAGCTTTGACcggttttttcatttttgtttttattcgtTTTTGCCACACATTTCTCAGGCGATTTCTCGACTCGGGGCTGTTGCGCTTTTCCAGGAAGCGCATGCGAAACGTGTACAACATTTTGCCACCGTTTGCTATTTCTTCTCGTCGTCTTCTTCTTCGTTTTCATATTACTGAACTGAAAATATTGCACTTCGATATTCCCATTCCTTCCATCCAGTGGCTGTCAAACTGTGTCGGCTAACTGTAATTGCTGAGCATGCGTCACAACATCTGCCTGTGTGgcttgttgttatttttgttgctcTTTTCAATGCAAATGACAAGTTGCAGTTCGTTGACGTTGCgttatgttgttgttgttttttctgcGTCAGTACACCGGCTGCATCCAATAAGAGAGGAGAGCGCATCGTTTTCTCCCGCTCCCGCTTATCACTCTTCACCACGGCGCCCTACCTCTGTCCCACTCACACTCATTAGCCACAAGTCTGTGCAAcaattatacatttttgttttgtgccgtGGTTGTTTTCATATAACCAGGTGTGCACACATGTGCATGTGTGAATGTTGTTTCTTTTACCTGACATGTGACCGATTCTAAGCAAATGACCTCTGGCGCAatcacacaaacacacgcgcACACCTGGTAAGGTTTTCTTGCCGTTTTTTTGTAGTTTTGTTATCACTGAGCGACCTTAATGCGAAACAGTTGCGTGCGGAAATATAGGTATTTTGCAAATATCGCTAGCACTTttatggaaaattaattaatactaaatataaaattaatttatatttagatctatatacttttttttgttCGATAAAAAGTTCGAAGGTTTATCTAAAAATGTTATATGAACCTATTgtttaatgcaatcataagcAACCGATAAGGCTTTAGTTGTCACTATTTCTTTGAGCACGACTGTGGCACATACACACAACAGATATATACACCGCCAAATCCAATCAATATACTTTGTATGTATGGTTGTGACGCCATGCGGCGCCCTctcgtatttatttttggtgtgttttcttttcttcttttaGCTTTTATCTCTCTCGTATAAAAAGGCGGTGCACTGTGCACTCCcactaacacacacactctgGCAATCACCCACAGATGCTGCTTTATCAATACACACATTGCATTGCGTggacatgtgtgtgtgtgtgtaatgcGTTGTGTGGTTGCCTTCATCCCATTctctttgtttttctttcattctttttttgtataatttttatgaatgaaaaaatCGGAAATCTGCTGGCTGATTTTGTTCCGTTCTTTTTGATTGCAACTTTATTTTTGTCTCATGAATAAATGAATGCTTGGTATTTACATTGCACTGAATGACGCATGTGCCACACacaaatgtatgtatgtatgtatacatgGGAGTGTGATGTACGTTTTGTAGCATATACATTTATGTGAGTAGTTGTTCTATTTTCATGACACATTCCACAAGTTGCTGCAGCgggaaaaacaaacacacacatttgcAATCGCATAGACTAAGGTTAGTTTTcttgcattttcatttgccaagCTTATCTATGCATTTCCCCCTCATCATTTTCTTGCAACGCCCATGgtgaaaataggaaaaaataaAGTGCCAAAGGAGTTCGTTTTGTCAACATatggaaaagaaaaacttGTTTTCAGCTTACAgctgcacagaaagaaaaacatacatatattaatatgATGAATTGGGGAATATTACACACATCGCTTCAAAACGGATATTAGTCATTTCAAtagcatataaatatatagacaATTTATTTGATATGCTTAAAATGTAGTCAGACTTAAGCTACCATATAAACATGCTCCAAATATCATATAGTTTTTAGTGTGAGTGGTATTTCCGTCAAAGGAGGGAACAAATAGGAAATGAAGTGAAAGAGGGGAGGCAAACGCAAGTGGTGCAACGAATATGGCAGCGAAAAGCACAACGATTGCATTGTTGCTGGCTGGTTTGACCTAAATTGGTGAACAGTGGTGTGGGGACCACCCCCCAACATCTACCCCTTGTCCAACGCTTCTCCACCAAGTGGCAAATGCAACACCCACAGTGAAGCCCATCACTTGACAAACAGAACGCCTCCCGAGGCAAACAACGCGAATCTGTCACCATCAGTTTGGCATGGCGATTTAACACAATGCAGCACATGGGAATACAGATTCGGTCACAAAATTAGCATCCCCTATTAAAAACTGCACCACAGTATGAACGACATTTACACTCAAAATGTTTAAGTTCAGATTGAAGATTATTTAAATCAAACTCATAgcatatgtattttttttatgactTTCAGAGCGCTTTCGTGACTcattaacaataaaaacttTAGAAATCACGTATTTCGACATTTTTGTGCTATTACTTTAGCCGTAATtgtataataaaacattcgtaTCCATGACAAATTTGCTCCACTTCCTACTGCATGGGTACAAGTGCCATTTATTTCGTTGTTTGTTGGTTTATTTGTGCTTTGACGATTACCATCATCATAtgcaaacataaacaaaacgaCAAAGGGTGGTCAACAAATAAACAAGATGAAGGGGCGCGGAGGCTGGTTGGTCGAGCGCCGAATGAgaaggtgggcgtggcacagaCATATACATTGTAGCCAGCCAATAAGaggaaataaacaaacaaagcgaaaATGAAGTCGTATTATGTTACATACCCATTTGAAAttgaagaaaaagaaaaccagCCTATCAGCATATTTTTTCAAAAGAATTGGAcatgaaaataaagttaacaAAGTTAAGTTGCACTTCCCACTTTGTCATTTAAacaccaaaataaataaattaggcCATATCTTATCAATCGCGAGAGACTTACAGTTGAGCTTTCATAGCTGAAACcatctgcaaaaaaaaaaaaaaaaaaaaaaaaaaaaaaaaaaaaaaaaaaaaaaaaaaaaaaacttggaaatatacaaatttactACATACACCTCAATAATCAAAATGTTTGTGTAAATTACGGTTGAACGACGAAATGCAGACAACTTTCTTCCAGTTTAACTTAATGAAGAAAGAGTGATGATCAATAAATCTTATGTGTGTGCCAGATAAATCCAGATCTGCAGATTGTGTGTGCCGAAAATGGGGTTGGGGGAGGGGGGGGTTCGTGTTTGGGAGTCTTATAAATGTGATCTAGATACGCAACATATGACTTTGATGGATTCGCACCTTTTGCTGGGCATGATTGAAATTGAAGTACACATGTGCGCACAGTGGTTCAAAAGTGTGGTATTTGAGCCGCTTAAAGTATTTAGTGTTTACCATGGAAATGTGGggattttattatatttttttggtaTGGAATGGTTTGCACGCTGTTAAACTCACCGATCCAAATAGCGTATAAGCGATTGTTTTTGTTGATAATAATTGTTGTTTATGTTGTTGTTGAGTCTGCTGCTATTATTGTTGCTGTGCATTTTGTGTTTGATTTTTTGCGCTGACCGACTGTTGAGTTTCTTTCTTACTGTCgttgttttttgtatttgcagtgcaaaagcaaaacttaTCTCTAAAAAGGCGAACTATTCTCTCTGTTTAATTAGTTTTGCGATTTTCCCACCTCCCGCTGTTTTTTTAACCGTTCCCACAATTTGGCATTGGCTTTTTctaattgttttttgtttttgccttcCTATGTATGAACTTTTTCGATTTTGTCTATTCgcacaattcgcaaaataaaactaagccaaaaaaaaagaggaagaGATGGAGGAGCACGTTTATGACAAATATAACACGTACACACACGCACCGAATGCGGCGGAGGGGAGATTGGTGCCCCCTCTCACTCTCACTCTCCTCCTACTCCTCCTGCTACGCCTCCCACCATCTTCCGTCTCACTTTCCCGATCCACGCGCTCACTTGTTAGTCACACACAAAAAACTGTGTGGAAGtaggggcaaaaaaaaaagctgctgctgttgctgatatGATTTTGGTTTATTCTTTCCGTTCTTCTTTTTCCTTCTcctcgtttctttttttttaatattatatgaaTGCGCGGCgtgttctcttttttttttttttttttttttttggtgttttACATTTTTCTCTTTTCCGCCTCCTTTTCAAATGACTCACTCACATAGATAGAATGCAGCGCAATCGATCTCGCGGACAGACTATCGATACATATCGGTGAACCGttatgtttctttttttttttttactggaAAAAACGTGTTTGGCTAATTAGCGGCAAGCATAGCAGGGTTGCCAACTGTTGCGTTTAGCGAGTTTAGTGGGAAGTAGGTCAGTTTAtctaaattgatttttattgttgACTCTCgcgcacactcacactcaaGCACATGCACGTTTTCCAGGGCGAAGGAGAAGGAATGATAGGAGAAGAAAAGCCGGCCCAAGATTTTCGTTTTTCTCGTTTCGCGAAATTCAACAGTGTGTGCGTATAATAAACCGTTttatgacaaaaaaaaaaaaaaaaaggaactgCACGAAAAAAGTACGAAACAGAAAAAACGGCAAGGCGAGGAAAAAAATTGAGACACCTATTTTCGTTTCTTCTTCACACTCACtgtagttgttgctgttggtctTTAAATGCCAAATGCGTATGAGCAACAAAAAAAGCGCAGCGAAACGCAAGGCGCTATTTTTTTGCAACTTTTCAATactttttgaattttattagCACAAAAGAACAAGGTGAGCaggagaaaataaaaaaaaattataactgAAACAACGCACACTCACAAACACTCACGCGCacttataatattttataatttttgccGTTTCAGTTTTTGATTTGTGAAATTAGCCGTGTGTTGTTGTAGTTATTGCTTTAGTTGTTGCTCTTTTCCGTCGCTGTTGttcctgttttttttgtgCAACTACGCCGCGCGTATTTCCGAATAAGATGACCGCCAAATGCAGAGAGTATTTAAATACTGAGCTCACCCAGCGAACGGCAGTGCGAAAATGTGAATGTGGACAAATAAGAATTTTAACGAGAGTGAGAGAGGCGAGAGTCAGTAGCCGAGTTCCAACTTCGGGTTTTCGCCCATGTGTGCGGTGTTGTTGTTCGCGAAAAGAAGACGGCAGCAGTAGGAGAAGGAGAAATGACCACGTTAGGTGGTTACGTTAAATGGCGTTGCCAGATAGAAGCGATTCGGAGGGAGTATGTTTGAATACGATGTCTAACAGTTTTTCAAAGTCAAGTGATCTTgttagaaaaatattagagGAAATGTTCACATTTTTTCTTAAAGAAAATATGAGACAACATAGTGCTTATCTTGTAATTAGCTATAATTGAATCTAAATTAAGTGAAGAAGGCATGTTCATTGACAtatgcaaaaaatatttatttttggctaGATATGGTTTTTTTATATGAGAATGCTCCAAACGGTTAGACTACAATTTAATAACTTTTATATTAAAGATCGGGTCAATATCAAATACTAGTTCTAATTTTTAGTTCAAGTGTAGCGTTTCCTCTCTGCCGCAATCTCTCTCTGCAGTAAAAAtctttttttgaaaaatgtattttgacaTGTGTTGACCGCAAAAGTGGCGGAATCAAGCGAAAGTAACGGTAAAAACAGTTGTAAACAGGCGGGCAACAACCAGCTTAAAGTTAATACAAAATTAAGAGGAGAGAAAAGTGAAGCGAATCGCTGATAGTGCGCAAACCCCTAGGTCAATTGCATGTTGCCCCATTTGGagaaatataagaaatattttaacaaTCAAAAATTAACTTCTGCAATGTAATTCATGGGTGTAAGAggcttttcaattaaaaaatgttgcactaaaaaaattgtttggaaattatacatatgtatgtatataccaGTGCAGAAAAATGTTGGTAAAACGGGGTAGCACTTAAAAGTACCAAAACTTTTTAGGCAAAAAACTTTGAACCAATTTtatattactattattttatacataattaataatatcgCACGCATATGAAGATCGCGAAAGCTTTCGCCAAGCTTTGCGTCTCGCCAAAGAAACCGAGCAAAGCTTTTTAAGCAGCTGTCGACTTGAACGCGAATCGAATTGAAACGAATCGaatcaaatggaaataaaGGGAAAGAAAAGGTAATGGGGGTATTCGCAACCCTTAAGCCATCGGTGAAATGCTTTCTTCACGAACGGTGGCgcacaaataaaacaaacaatggGCTAGACAGGAAGAGGACAGGATCGGATCGGGATCGAGATCGGGAACAGGACCCTATCAGCTAATTTCGAGGTCCTACCTGCGTGTCGAAGAACACGCCACGATCACGGGGATCTCGAAGATCAGCGGGAAGACACGAAAAGGGTTGGTTTCTTATTCTTGCTGCCCTGCCGGCCGATCGCAACTGGCAGCTGGTGCCAAAACGAAAAGAAAGTCCTGGTCCTGGTCCTAACGGAGGAAGAAAGTCCTGGAAATGTGTCCTCGTCCGTCTCCACCCCCGCCGCCTGCCACGTGTACCGGAACAACAGTTGCTATCCCCTAGTGCGGTACCCGCAGGTCGATGGCAATATCCCAGGACAATAGCACTATAGGATCGCAAAGCACATAAAGTCGGCAAACCTACATGgtatgtataaatatacatatagttCTAAGTTATTATTGGTGCGTTTAAAGTATGTAGTTTTCGTTGATTTGTCTATTGATTATGTATTTTGAAAAAAGAGGATATTTATGATAACTATTTGCTTCCTCtctaaaatattataaaaatataaaaacttttgtTACCTATCGGGGCTCTACCAATACCATTTTTCAAGTTCAATACGGGTGCAATAAAACGTAAGAGTGAGAAGTTTTCGCGCCATTTCTGTCGCTCCAATGTTgccactctctctctcgccATGTACCAAACGTAAGAGGAACGCGTGTTTGTGGCTCCTTCttatttttcgttttcgttttttcttGATTTTGGTTGGAAAACTAAGCCAGCAGTAACACGACTCTTCTGATTTGCCATACCTCGCTATTCTCTTTTTTAGTCAGCAGCGTTGCTGCGCATGTGTGCGTTGTCGTTCGAATTCTTGGAAATTTCTAATGAACACGAACACAAAAAGGAGCACACAAAAATGTGGTAGAAAATAAGAAGAACAAGAAGACGAAAAGAACAGCAAGAATTTGCCGCAAGAGAGTAAGAACGAGACGGACTGAGGAAGATGGGGGAAGGAGGATAATTCGATATTAGACATAACATACATAATCGATTTTCGATTAACAATAGCGTGAAATGCTGCTGGATATGCAAAGGAGGAAgaactattttatttttaataaaaaagtgGCAAAGTGTCAAGTTTAGCACATCCTactattttcatttaaagGATGCTTCGAATGCAGGGtctttttaatgttttaatgtttatacaAATCACAATATCGATTTGAAGTGAAGCCCTTCCAAATGGAATCAAGAAGTTGTCATTGAAGGTCTCTTAAATACTTAACCCGGTTACAGCATCACCTTGAAATTAGGGCAGGCCAAGACTGTTCTTGTTTTGTACCTGAACTCGCACGTACACACAGAACCACAAATTCTGGACTACCTGTCCTCCTACCTGGCGTAGGAGttcaacaaaaaatatgtgCATCCTGTTTGCTGTCCGAAGCGATTTGCCAAAGTCGGTGTCCTTCTGCTCTTCCGCTGTGCAACAACTTCAACTTCCAGCAATCGCAGTTCGCAATTCGCAGTTCGCAGTTCGCAATTCGTAATTCGCAGCAGCGGAAATTTGGCGGGCCACGCCTTTCCCATCCTCCCCCCTTCGCACAACTTTTCAACTAACCCAACAAACCCAATATGGGCCACAGcagattttgttgtttttggacAAATGTAGGTATGTAGGTAAGTGTACCCGCCTCCCCCGCAAATCCCATAGTACTTGATTTCATTCATTTGATTCTATACAACGTAGGTACACTGAGGACAACAATGCGTGACTTTAATTcatacatattgcattttaatggGAACATCCTTTTTGAAATATACATGAGTATTATGCAAAACTGGAAAAAGGAAAGCTGGATATCTGTCAATTTTGGAAAAATGTATGTAACTAGATTAGTTTTCCACGAAATATTGAAAGATCTAACCATGGTTCTTTTAACTTTAATAGAGATTGGTTATGGACGGCTATCTTGGTTTGGTTCAGTGCATGATCATCTCTATATATGAGCACACGAGCGTGGTCTCATGTGAATCGGGTTTTTGGCTCGATTTTGTCTGGCTTTGTGGACTGGCGACAAAGGCGGGGGCGATCGGAATGAATGGAGAGCGATAAACCAAGGTCAGGCCTCGATTCTTTGAGAAGGAGCAGCTGTTGCTCTAAGCTTGGCTAGAACGCATCCAATGCTACCCCCAAACTGAATGGAATGGCACAAACACACGGGCGGCCTCCTGTGCCCACGGAGCTCTACTAATTTGACTGTCAATCAAAAAaggcgagcagcagcaggatcagCAGGATCGCAGAGCACGAAGGACTCCCAGCGAGTTGATAATCGATGGGAATCAAATTTGCTGCCAGCTTCCAGAGAAGCTCCCTACACTACGGCTAAGTGGCAGAggcgcagatacagatacgcagctacagatacagatggcGATGTTGAACAGCAAAGGGTTGCGATTAGAAGCTGAgacagccaaaaaaaaagacagcAAAGTGGCAAAGGACAAATTGGCAAGCAGCCTCCCCATCCCGGCCCTCCTCATCCGCAAGTGAACAAACATTAGAAGCAGGGAAGCCTCTTGTATAGTTATAAATGTTTGAGCCCGCACTCGCAGCAAAAAGAGAGCGAGTTGGAAATATGAGAAACGTGTTTTGCGTTTCGCTACTAGAAAATGAACAAACACGAGGggcaaaatcatataaatatatatatatatataaatatacacatatatagatatataagaaagaaaaaaaaaaacaatgaagcGGGCAGGAAAGCCCCTAAACTCAGCCAAAATCATATTTCCAACCGCCAACTCTCCTGAGAAACCTGATCATGAGATCACCAACACACAAACAACGAACCAACCAACAGATTCCAGAGATGAGATCTCATCTCTCGATCGCTGGCGTTCTGGGTCAACCCTTCGTTTCTAAGCAAAATCCCAAGCCAAAGACCACGACCACGACCAAGTCCGCGTCCAAATTAGAGCCAAAGGCAGTgccaaagcaaagcaaaagcaacgAAAAAGCAAATCAAAGCTGGCGAAAGATATACCTCCTGTGGCAGCGGCATGTTTCCTTTGGCGGATTAAACCAATTGCTACAGAAAAAGATTTCGTTGTCTTTCGTTGCctttgatgctgctgctgttttgtgAGATTCTTTTTGGCCCCGGAGATTCATATTATTTCGTATATTTGCCACCActctactgctgctgctgttttgtttactttgcaTTCCTGCAGGAAATTATTTGGATTtcttcctttcctttcctttcctttcccttcctttcatttcatttcatttcatttatttccctttttttgccTACCGGCTTAGCAGTTGTTGCAACAAGCGGCTTAAC encodes:
- the LOC6617589 gene encoding insulin-like growth factor 2 mRNA-binding protein 1 isoform X2 gives rise to the protein MASELDQFADLELSKEDREQIFDPPLDRQQLEGAGTSSVTTSKILISGIPMQTRFEDIEPLLKPYGIVKQCEAISSKDQNTQTVHITFENPEQAQRAAVGLNGVEFEGSKLHAEQLDKNQRRSQRNQRNPYPGMPGPGRQADFPLRILVQSEMVGAIIGRQGSTIRTITQQSRARVDVHRKENVGSLEKSITIYGNPENCTNACKRILEVMQQEAISTNKGELSPECSEICLKILAHNNLIGRIIGKSGNTIKRIMQDTDTKITVSSINDINSFNLERIITVKGLIENMSRAENQISTKLRQSYENDLQAMAPQSLMFPGLHPMAMMSTPGNGMVFNTSMPFPSCQSFAMSKTPASVVPPVFPNDLQETTYLYIPNNAVGAIIGTKGSHIRSIMRFSNASLKIAPLDADKPLDQQTERKVTIVGTPEGQWKAQYMIFEKMREEGFMCGTDDVRLTVELLVASSQVGRIIGKGGQNVRELQRVTGSVIKLPEHALAPPSGGDEETPVHIIGLFYSVQSAQRRIRAMMLSTNPPPITKKQKAAKEQLQQQQQSLAGAASSGSQQQQPQSPSQQQALPPQLHHQPVSSASSSSTPPAHHQQQASTAATSHQLQQQPSPPPPGNATAAAAQQQQQQLASSQQ
- the LOC6617589 gene encoding insulin-like growth factor 2 mRNA-binding protein 1 isoform X7; translated protein: MASELDQFADLELSKEDREQIFDPPLDRQQLEGAGTSRAAVGLNGVEFEGSKLHAEQLDKNQRRSQRNQRNPYPGMPGPGRQADFPLRILVQSEMVGAIIGRQGSTIRTITQQSRARVDVHRKENVGSLEKSITIYGNPENCTNACKRILEVMQQEAISTNKGEICLKILAHNNLIGRIIGKSGNTIKRIMQDTDTKITVSSINDINSFNLERIITVKGLIENMSRAENQISTKLRQSYENDLQAMAPQSLMFPGLHPMAMMSTPGNGMVFNTSMPFPSCQSFAMSKTPASVVPPVFPNDLQETTYLYIPNNAVGAIIGTKGSHIRSIMRFSNASLKIAPLDADKPLDQQTERKVTIVGTPEGQWKAQYMIFEKMREEGFMCGTDDVRLTVELLVASSQVGRIIGKGGQNVRELQRVTGSVIKLPEHALAPPSGGDEETPVHIIGLFYSVQSAQRRIRAMMLSTNPPPITKKQKAAKEQLQQQQQSLAGAASSGSQQQQPQSPSQQQALPPQLHHQPVSSASSSSTPPAHHQQQASTAATSHQLQQQPSPPPPGNATAAAAQQQQQQLASSQQ
- the LOC6617589 gene encoding insulin-like growth factor 2 mRNA-binding protein 1 isoform X6, whose amino-acid sequence is MASELDQFADLELSKEDREQIFDPPLDRQQLEGAGTSRAAVGLNGVEFEGSKLHAEQLDKNQRRSQRNQRNPYPGMPGPGRQADFPLRILVQSEMVGAIIGRQGSTIRTITQQSRARVDVHRKENVGSLEKSITIYGNPENCTNACKRILEVMQQEAISTNKGELSPECSEICLKILAHNNLIGRIIGKSGNTIKRIMQDTDTKITVSSINDINSFNLERIITVKGLIENMSRAENQISTKLRQSYENDLQAMAPQSLMFPGLHPMAMMSTPGNGMVFNTSMPFPSCQSFAMSKTPASVVPPVFPNDLQETTYLYIPNNAVGAIIGTKGSHIRSIMRFSNASLKIAPLDADKPLDQQTERKVTIVGTPEGQWKAQYMIFEKMREEGFMCGTDDVRLTVELLVASSQVGRIIGKGGQNVRELQRVTGSVIKLPEHALAPPSGGDEETPVHIIGLFYSVQSAQRRIRAMMLSTNPPPITKKQKAAKEQLQQQQQSLAGAASSGSQQQQPQSPSQQQALPPQLHHQPVSSASSSSTPPAHHQQQASTAATSHQLQQQPSPPPPGNATAAAAQQQQQQLASSQQ